Below is a window of Sulfitobacter sp. BSw21498 DNA.
TTCGCCGCGATCTCGAACGACTTTACGCGCGCGGCATGGTCATGGATCTGCCCTGTCAGAATCAGCTCGTCCGGTTGATATTTCGCAATCATATCAGACAGCTGACGTACCACAGTTTCGGGGCTACCTACGGCTGTGACGCGCAATGCCTGATCGACAGCCTGCCGCATCTGAACGCCGACCTCGGCATCAATATCACGGACCGGACGCGGCAACTTGCCCGGAGTGCCGGTGCGCAGACGCACGAACGCTTGCTGCATGGATGTGCGCAGGTAAGCTCCCTCTTCATCCGTATCGGCAGCAAATACATTCGCCGCGAGCATGAAATGCGGTTTTTCCCACTGGGCGGATGGTTTGAAATCGCGGCGGTAGATCGCCACAGCATCCTCTAACGCGTCTGGCGCGAAATGCGAGGCAAAGGCATAGGGCAGACCGAAATGCGCAGCCAGTTGTGCGCCATAAAGCGACGACCCCAAGATCCACACCGGCACATGGGTGCCCTGTCCAGGATGGGCCATGACGCGTGCACCGGCAGGGGCGTCTCCCAAATAACCGATCAGCTCGGCTACATCTTCGGGGAACCGGTCGCCCCCCTGCATCCCACGCCGCAATGCATGATACACCGCCTGATCCCCGCCGGGCGCGCGGCCAAGGCCCAGATCGATCCGGTCACCATGGATCGTGGCCAATGTTCCAAATTGCTCTGCAATGGCCAAGGGCGCGTGGTTGGGAAGCATGATCCCCCCCGCGCCGACGCGGATAGTCGAAGTATGATCAGCGACATGCCCGATCAAAACCGATGTCGCAGCCGATGCGATACCTGGCATGTTGTGATGCTCTGCCATCCAATAGCGATGGTAGCCTGCAGCCTCGGCACGCTTCGCCAGATCAATTGTGTTTGCAATGGCTTGGCGGGCATCTGATCCTTCCGGCACGGGGGAAAGATCAAGAACTGAAAATCGCATGGGAGGGCTCCGTTTTTACGTATCCTTTACCTAAGCACGCTGCCTTGAAAACAAAACCACCTCGCCCGCTTCATTTTGCGAAATAAACTCTCCCCGAAGGGTCGGCTGGCCCCATGCTTACACGAAAAAGGCCGCCCCATACCGGAGCGGCCTTTTCCAAATACTGTAAAGTAAAGCTTAACGCTTGGAGAACTGGAAGCTCTTACGCGCTTTTGCACGACCGTACTTCTTACGTTCAACAACACGGCTGTCGCGTGTCAGGAAGCCTGCCGCTTTCAGCGCGCCGCGCAGCGAGGGATCATAAAGCTGCAGTGCTTTGGAAACACCGTGCTTTACCGCGCCCGCTTGACCGGACAGACCGCCACCTTTCACAGTTGCAACAACGTCAAACTGACCGTCGGTGCCTGTGATGGTGAATGGCTGTGCCAGGATCATCTGCAGAACGGGGCGTGCAAAATATTCGTTTTGCGGCTTGCCGTTTACGATGACTTTACCGGAACCTGGTTTGATCCAGACGCGGGCAACCGCATCTTTACGCTTACCGGTTGCATAGGCACGGCCAAGCGCGTCACGAACGGGCTCGCGCGGGGTCATGTCAACTTCTGTACCCTGAACGCCACCGATGTTCTCGGTTACGGCCGCTTCGAGGCCTTCGAGTGTTTTGATTTCATCAGCCATGCTTATGCACTCCGCGTGTTTTTAGAGTTCATGGATTTCACGTCCAGAACCTCGGGGCTTTGCGCCTCGTGGGGGTGTTCGGAACCCGCGTATACGCGCAGGTTGGTCATGATCTGGCGGCTTAGACGGTTGCCGGGCAGCATGCGCTTGACCGCTTGGGTCACAACGCGCTCCGGGTGTGCACCTTCGAGGATCTGAGCTTTGGTGCGCTCTTTGATCCCGCCGGGGTGACCTGTGTGCCAGTAGAAGTTTTCTTCACGCTTCTTGCCGGTCATCTGGATCTTCTCGGCATTGATGACGATGACGTTGTCGCCGCAATCCATGTGAGGTGTGAAAGAAGGCTTGTGCTTGCCGCGCAGACGAGTGGCAATGATCGATGCAAGACGACCAAGGACGACGCCTTCAGCGTCGACGATGATCCATTTCTTGTCGATATCTGCCGGTGTTGCAGAAAAGGTTTTCATGGAGGGAATTCCCGTTAGTTTGGTGAAAGGGTCCGAAACCGAACCCCGCTATCTGATGGCTGGGTTATAACCATGCCCCTCGCCACGTCAAGCGCGGCTTTTGCTATTTTTATGTTTAAAAACAATGCCCTACAAATTAGGTATTATTTTACCCCATAAAAATCACACGCTCAGCTGCTCTGGCGGGGAGTCCAGCAGCTGACGCAGCCGCATGATCGCATCTTCAAAGCTGTGCAGCGCGACGCCGGCGTTGATCGCGAGGCGCACAGCATGAGGCGCGCGGGCGTCGCGGCAAACAAATTCTTCGGCTGACCGGATTTGCACGCCTTGCCCCTCTGCCGCCTGACAGAACGCCCCTGCCCGCCAGCCAACAGGCAGGCTCAGCCACAAGAATGGCACATTAATCCGCCACGCCACATCATAGCCGCCCAGAATATTGACCGCGCTTTGCACATAGGCGTTAAAGCCCTGTCGCGTGCCTTCAGCAATCGCGTCGATGTCCGGATGCACGAGCAGCTTTGCGCATAGATCAATCAGCGGGGTCGCGAGGCCGAAGCAGTTGTATTCAGCCACACGACGCAGATCAGGCGTGCGCTGGCGCGGGCCAATAGCAAAGCCGATGCGCAGCGCAGGTGTTAGGGTTTTAGCCAGCGACGATACATACCACCCGCGTTCAGGCGCCAACATCCGGTAGGTGGGCGCGCGCTCTACCCGCATCCGATAGCAGTCATCCTCGACGATCTGTATGTCATGTTTCCGCGCGACCTCGACCAGCGCCTCGCGGCGGGCGACAGGGGTGAAGCCGGCGGTTGGGTTATGTACTTCCGGTGAGGTGCAGAAGATCTGGACGTCATGATTTCGCGCCGCTTCATCAAGCGCTTCGGGGATCACGCCGTCTTTGTCCATCGCGATCGGGATAACATCAGCCCGTAGAAGCTCCCCCGCCCGTCGGAAGCCGGGGTAGGATAGCGCTTCTATGGCGATGGCGGGCCGGCGTCCTTGCAGAATGGATTGAAACACCAGCGACAGCCCGTTCTGACCCCCATGAGACAGGATCACATCCGCCTCAGTGAATGACCCCAGCGGTGTCCCAGCCAGCCATTTGACGACCGCTTCGCGCGCAGGACGGGCGCCGGTACGGCTTGGGTAATGCATCACACCCGATGCCGGATCCTGTGCGACCTCTGCCAGCAACGTGCGGATCAAGGTGGCCTGCCCCGCGGAGGGTAAGTGAGGCGAGAACATATTCACCGCATAGGTGTCGGCGGGGTAATTCTTGGTGCCCTGGTGCACATGGTGGGCAATGACATCCATTTCGATCGGGCTGTTGCGGTCGGGTTTCTTGGGCGGCAGGGCAACAAACGTGCCGCGCCCGACCTCTGCCTGCAACATCCCGCTGTCAGTCAACATCGTATAGGCCCGTGCCACGGTCCCCGGTGTCACCCCCAGCTTCCATGCCAGTTCTCGGACCGGGGGCAGCTTTTCACCCGCCGTCAGGCCACCGTTTGCGATGCCGTTTCGTATCATTGTAACAACGGCTTTGTATTTAGGTCCTGGCCCATCAATGCGCTCGGGATGCCAAATTGTACCCATTACAATGTTTTCCTTTTCAAAATGTATCGTATTTTGTACCCCTTCACTACGACAAAATGTAACATTGTGTCAATACAATTTAAAAATAGGAGACTCTCATGACACAGACCCTGACCCTTTCCCACGATACAGTGGCGATCCTGAACCAGCGCAGCACGCCGTTCGCTGCTGTTCTAGCGGTCAAATTTGCGGTTTGTGTTACGAAAATGGCATCGCGTCGCCATACCCGCAAAGCGCTCGCACAGCTTGAGCCGTGGCAGTTGGCAGACGTGGGACTCACACCGCGACAGGCTCATGATGAGTCTATTCGGGTGTTCTGGAAAGCGTAACGTCCCTGTGGCGCAGTCCAGACCTCTTCACTCGGGCCGGTATATACCGGCCCTTTTTTCGATTGTACTAATCAAAAAGTGATACAATTAGCGTGGTGGAATCGCATAGGTAAGCGAGGCCCGCGCGACAGGGTCGTCCAGCCCGTCGGAATAAACCAGCACATCACAGATCGACAGCAGTTTACCGAGCTTGAGCAGCCGCGTTTTGGCGATCAGATCGGTATTCGCCGCAGGCTTGCGCATAAAATCGATGGAGCAGTTTGTCGTCACTGCCAGCGCTTTTGGCCCGATCCGCGCAAGTGTCATCAGATAGGCGCTGACATCCGCGAGCGCGAAAATTGATGGCCCCGACACGGTCCCGCCGGGGCGTAGGTGGCGGTCGGCGGTCAGCAGGCGCGTCGTTAGATCTGTTTCTCCCACGTGATCAATCGCAAAGTCATCGGCAACCTGCTTGAACACGTCCTTCATAAAAACCGAAAGCGCATCGGCATCCATCATGATCGGCATACTTGTCCTCCCTCATATGTCGCGGTTAGGCTCTGGTAAAAGCGGGAGGGGTGCAAGATGACAATCGTTGAAATGGAATGTGACGGTGCGGTAGCACGGTTAACGATGAACGCGCCGGCACGGCTGAATGCGCTGTCAGACGAAATGCTGGCCGCGTTGCAATCGCGCCTGGACGAGATCGCGCATCGCCCCGACATAAGGGTTGTCATCCTCGCCGGCGCGGGCAAGGTATTTTGCGCCGGTCATGACCTCAAACAGATGACGGCATTGCGCGCGACGCGCGATAACGGGGCCGCGGGGTTCAAGGATCTGTTCGACCGATGCGCCCGCCTCATGGCGCGCATCCAGTCCCTGCCCCAGCCCGTGATCGCTCAGGTCCACGGTATCGCAACCGCCGCAGGATGCCAGTTGGTGGCGACCTGTGATATGGCCGTCGCGGCCGACGACACGCGTTTTGGCGTCAACGGGGTGAACATCGGCCTTTTTTGTTCGACCCCGATGGTCGCGCTAAGCCGCAATATCCCGCGCAAGCAAGCGTTCGAAATGCTGACAACGGGCGCGTTTGTCGACGCTACCCGTGCCCGCGAGCTTGGGTTGATCAACCGCGTCGTTGCGCCGGACCAGCTCAGGGCCGAGACCTCTGCCCTTGCTCGGCAGATCGCGGACAAATTGGGCACGGCCGTTAAGATCGGGAAACAGGCGTTTTATGCGCAGCTCGCCCTGCCGGTTGCGCAGGCCTACGTCTATACCGGCGACGTCATGGTGGAGAACATGCTTAATCCTGATACCGCCGAAGGCATCGCTGCGTTTCTGGAGAAACGCGCGCCGGACTGGGATCAGTAGGACAGAAACAGACTGTTTCCAAAGCCCCGCAGAATGCTCACATTTTCGTGCTTTCAATTCAGGCGCTTTTGTGGCACAAATAAGACAAGGTATCTGCCTTGATGATTTTGGGTCGCCGATGGCGGAAGGTCCCTCCAGGTCAGCCTCTCACTGACCGACCGTTCCCGTAGCGGCGACCCCAAAAATCCCCCCTCCTTGATATGCGATGAATTCAGGTGGCTGTGTCGACCGCGGCCTGAGCCATGTTTCACCTCGCAGACACCACTGGCTATTGCGCCGCGCCAGCCCCTGCCCTACATCGCAGGCATGACACATACACTCCATATCATCGGCGGCGGCATGGCCGGATCAGAGGCCGCTTGGCAGGCTGCAAACGCAGGCATTCAGGTTGTGCTGCATGAAATGAGGCCAAAGGTTGGCACATTTGCGCATCAAACGGGACTATTGGGAGAGATGGTTTGCTCCAACTCCTTCCGTTCCGATGACGATGAACAGAACGCTGTGGGCCTGCTTCATTGGGAAATGCGGGCTGCGAACGGGTTGATCATGGCCACAGCGGAAAAGCACCGCCTGCCCGCGGGTGGCGCCTTGGCGGTGGACCGTGATCCTTTTGCGCAATCGGTGACAGATGCGCTGATGGCGCACCCCAATATTTCTGTCGAATACGGAGAGATCACCGACCTGCCCCGCGACGGCCACTGGATTATTGCGACCGGCCCGCTGACCTCGGGTGATCTGGCGCAATCTATTGCAGCCCAAACCGGTGCCGAGGCGCTGGCCTTTTTCGACGCCATCGCGCCGATTATCTATCACGACAGCATCGACATGAGCAAAGCGTGGATGCAGTCGCGCTATGACAAGGGCGAAACCGAGGAGGAGCGCACTGCTTACCTCAATTGCCCGATGACCAAGGACCAATACGAGGCGTTCATCGACGCGCTCTTGGCCGCCGATAAAACCGAATTCAAAGAAGGCGAAACCGCGGGCTACTTTGACGGCTGTCTCCCGATCGAGGTGATGGCAGAACGGGGTCGTGAAACCCTGCGATTTGGTCCGATGAAGCCCGTAGGCCTGACCAACCCCCATGATCCCGACACCAAAGCCTACGCCGTGGTGCAGCTGCGCCGCGATAACAAGCTGGGAACATTGTATAATATCGTCGGCTTTCAAACCAAGATGAAATACGGGGCCCAGACAGAGGTGCTTCGGATGATTCCGGGGCTGGAAAATGCTTCCTTCGCCCGCCTTGGGGGCATTCACCGGAATACTTTCCTCAATTCGCCCACCCTGCTGGATGATCAGATGCGCCTGCGCAGCCAGCCGAATGTACGTTTTGCGGGCCAGATCACCGGCGTCGAAGGGTATGTTGAAAGTGCCGCAATGGGATTGCTTGCGGGGCGTCTTGCGGTGGCTGAAATCAACGGCGAGGCTGCAACGCCGCCGCCTCCGACGACGGCGACAGGCGCATTGATCACTCACATCACCGGGGGTGCGGATGCAAAAACCTTCCAGCCGATGAACGTCAACTTCGGTCTGTTCCCACCGGTAGAGGGCTTGAAAGCGGGACGCCGCGGGCGCAAGGATCGCTATAAGGCTTATACTGATCGCGCCAAAGTCGACTGGCAGGACTGGCTGGACAGCAGCGCCCCCACTGCATGAGCTTTTGCACCCGGTTTGCGCCATCGCCCACCGGGCCGCTGCATCTGGGGCACGCCTATTCTGCGCTGGTAGCTCACGATATGGCGCGCGCACAGGGAGGTAGATTTCTCCTCCGGTTCGAGGACACGGATCTGGAGCGGTCAAAGCCGGAGTATGTGGCGCAAGCGCTGGACGATCTGGCGTGGCTTGGCATCACGTGGGATGCACCTCCCTTGATGCAATCAGCGAATTTTTATTTTTACAATCAAAGTGTTGAGGCACTTACTTCACGTGGCCTGACATACCCATGCAGGTGCAGTCGCAAGGATATCGCCGCCGCATTAGCAGCCCCGCAAGAAGGCGCGCCGCATACGGTTTATCCCCAAACCTGCAAAGCGCGTAGCATGGCGGAGCGTGATGCCGGCGATGCCGTCCGCCTTCATATGGACCGTGCGCTGGACCAGGCTTCGGCTGGGCTGGGTTTCATCGAAGACGGGCCCCTGCACTGCGGCGTACATCCCATTGATCCGGTAACACTTTTGGATGAAATCGGCGATATTGTCATTGGCCGCAAGGATATCCAGACCGCAGCGTATTTCCTCGCCTCGGCCCTTGATGACATCCGCCAGACCATCACCCACGTGGTCCGCGGCGTTGATCTTTTTGAATTCACGCAGGTTCAGATTTTGCTGTTGGATTTGCTGGGTCACACCCCGCCGCGCTATCACCACCACGATCTTATTCGTGATGATGATGGCAAGAGACTGGCAAAACGTGACGATGCGCGCGCGATCTCTGTATATCGGAAAGACGGCGCGTCACCGGATGATATTCGTTTTCTGATAGGGCTTTAGAGGCTATTTATCATTCATCACATCAAGCGTGATGCGTTCAATGCCGTCTTCGACAACCGTATAAAAACAGGTCCGCCGCCCTGTGTGACACGCCGCGCCGGTCTGGTTCACCTTGACCAGCAAACAGTCGCGGTCGCAATCGATGCGCAGTTCAACCAGCTCTTGCACATGGCCGCTGGTGTCACCCTTGATCCAGAACGACTGGCGTGACCTGCTCCAGTATGTGACGCGCCCGGTATCCAGCGTCTGGCTTACGGCCTGTGCATTCATCCAGGCCATCATCAATACCTCGCCCGAAACCGCATCCTGGGCGATTGCGGGGATCAGCCCTGCTTCGTTGTATTTCAAGGTGCTGGTGTCAAAGTCCATGGCCAAGCCTTCAGTTTATTTTTGCATCATCCGCGTGGAAGCTTATGTAGGGATTAACGGCGGAAAGGAACAGCCATGAGTGACGACACAGACCTGATCAAGCTCTATTCAGCGCGGATATTGGGGCTTGCGGCTGATATCCCGCATGTGGGCCGCCTGGACAAACCAGACGCCAGTGTGACACGCCGTTCGCCCCTTTGCGGATCAACAGTGACCGTCGACGTGGTGGTCAAAGACGGAGAGCTGGCCGAAATGAGACAGGACGTCAAAGCCTGCGCGCTTGGACAAGCCTCTGCCGCTGTGGCTGGGGCTGCGGCAGTTGGCGCTTCCCTCGCGCAGATCCAAACGGCGCGTGACCAGCTGAAGGCGATGCTAAAGGGCAAAGGCCCTGTGCCAGATGCGCCCTTTGACGGGTTCGAGGTACTGACCCCCGCTGTCGCTTATAAAAACCGTCACGCGTCGATCCTGCTTACGATTGAAGCGTTGGCCGAAGCGATGGAACAGACCCAAACGGTCGCGCAGAACGGATAAGCTGTACTGTAGGGACACCGGCCGCGGCGCTGCAGCGCCGTTAATGCGCCTTGATCGTTCATTTGCCACTACATGACTGCCAAAAAAAACGCCGCACATCCCGATAGGATGGCGGCGTAAGGATGCGATGACCGTGAAGGCTCGTTTTGATCCGCGTCAGAGGGGACAACTCTGGCACAGGGACGAAGATATTGCGGACTTCGCCAACGCATAAAGTTTGGGACAGATGCGCGGGCTAGATCAAAACGACACGGGGTACGCAGGCAGAAGTCAAACGAAGGCGGGAAGGTGCAGGCCGACCATGAGGATAACAACCAAGGCAGCCGCCCCTGCGGCGTCTTGCAACAGCGTGTCTTTCGACCGTTTAGCAATGGCTTTGACTGTAAGGATCGTGGTCATGTGCGTTCTCCCGTTTCCGTTGCCTATTTGTTCTCATTTTCACGCCTCTGTGTAAAGAACTTTATGAGAACAAAAGAGAACAAAATGGGATTTTCGCGTTAACCCACTGATATTAAACGTATCGCTTCATCCTGCCGCATCAGCCACAAAAGCAGACGTGCCTCCGTACCGCGCGGGGTCGTCAATTCAGGGTCCACCGCGAGCAGCGCCCGTGCATCTGATTGGGCCACCTGCATCAGAGCGGCCTGTTTCTCTAGGTCTGCGACCCTGAACCGTGGCACGCCCGATTGCGCCGTCCCGATCAGATCGCCGGTGCCGCGCATCTTCAGATCGGTTTCAGCGATCACAAACCCGTCCTCACTTTCACGCAGAACCTCGAGCCGCTGACGGCCGGTTTCGCTGAGCGGGGCCTGATACATCAGCAAACAGGTAGAGGCCGCCTGCCCGCGTCCCACACGCCCGCGCAACTGGTGTAGCTGTGCCAGACCAAAGCTTTCGGCGCGTTCAATCACGATGATGCTTGCGTTTGGCACGTCGACGCCAACCTCGATCACTGTTGTGGCGACCAGCAGCTTGGTCTCGCCCTTCTGAAAGGCGCGCATCGCGGCATCTTTGTCCGCAGGGGGCATTTGCCCGTGGACCAAACCAACAACGCCCTCGCCCAAGGCCGCGCGCAGGTGCTTGAATCGCGCCTCGGCAGCGATCAAATCGCTGACCTCGCTCTCTTCGACCAGCGGACACACCCAATAGCACTGTCGCCCCTCGCTTATCGCCGCGCGCAGGCGGGTGACGACCTCTTCCATGCGGTCGGTCGCGATCAGTGCTGTGCGGATTGGTTTCCGGCCGGGCGGCTTTTCGTCCAGCACAGAGACATCCATATCGCCGTATTGCGCCAGAGCCAGCGACCGCGGAATCGGCGTGGCTGTCATTACCAAAACATCGACCGCCTGCCCCTTTTTACCAAGCTCAAGCCGCTGGCGCACCCCGAACCGATGCTGTTCATCGACCACTGCCAGCCGCAGATCACCAAAGGCGACGTCCGCTTGAAACACCGCATGAGTGCCGACCAGGATCTGGATCGCGCCATTTTCCAACGCAGCAAGCTTCGCCC
It encodes the following:
- a CDS encoding LLM class flavin-dependent oxidoreductase, with translation MRFSVLDLSPVPEGSDARQAIANTIDLAKRAEAAGYHRYWMAEHHNMPGIASAATSVLIGHVADHTSTIRVGAGGIMLPNHAPLAIAEQFGTLATIHGDRIDLGLGRAPGGDQAVYHALRRGMQGGDRFPEDVAELIGYLGDAPAGARVMAHPGQGTHVPVWILGSSLYGAQLAAHFGLPYAFASHFAPDALEDAVAIYRRDFKPSAQWEKPHFMLAANVFAADTDEEGAYLRTSMQQAFVRLRTGTPGKLPRPVRDIDAEVGVQMRQAVDQALRVTAVGSPETVVRQLSDMIAKYQPDELILTGQIHDHAARVKSFEIAAKALAG
- the rpsI gene encoding 30S ribosomal protein S9, with the protein product MADEIKTLEGLEAAVTENIGGVQGTEVDMTPREPVRDALGRAYATGKRKDAVARVWIKPGSGKVIVNGKPQNEYFARPVLQMILAQPFTITGTDGQFDVVATVKGGGLSGQAGAVKHGVSKALQLYDPSLRGALKAAGFLTRDSRVVERKKYGRAKARKSFQFSKR
- the rplM gene encoding 50S ribosomal protein L13, with product MKTFSATPADIDKKWIIVDAEGVVLGRLASIIATRLRGKHKPSFTPHMDCGDNVIVINAEKIQMTGKKREENFYWHTGHPGGIKERTKAQILEGAHPERVVTQAVKRMLPGNRLSRQIMTNLRVYAGSEHPHEAQSPEVLDVKSMNSKNTRSA
- a CDS encoding aminotransferase-like domain-containing protein — encoded protein: MGTIWHPERIDGPGPKYKAVVTMIRNGIANGGLTAGEKLPPVRELAWKLGVTPGTVARAYTMLTDSGMLQAEVGRGTFVALPPKKPDRNSPIEMDVIAHHVHQGTKNYPADTYAVNMFSPHLPSAGQATLIRTLLAEVAQDPASGVMHYPSRTGARPAREAVVKWLAGTPLGSFTEADVILSHGGQNGLSLVFQSILQGRRPAIAIEALSYPGFRRAGELLRADVIPIAMDKDGVIPEALDEAARNHDVQIFCTSPEVHNPTAGFTPVARREALVEVARKHDIQIVEDDCYRMRVERAPTYRMLAPERGWYVSSLAKTLTPALRIGFAIGPRQRTPDLRRVAEYNCFGLATPLIDLCAKLLVHPDIDAIAEGTRQGFNAYVQSAVNILGGYDVAWRINVPFLWLSLPVGWRAGAFCQAAEGQGVQIRSAEEFVCRDARAPHAVRLAINAGVALHSFEDAIMRLRQLLDSPPEQLSV
- a CDS encoding DUF1127 domain-containing protein, encoding MTQTLTLSHDTVAILNQRSTPFAAVLAVKFAVCVTKMASRRHTRKALAQLEPWQLADVGLTPRQAHDESIRVFWKA
- a CDS encoding PaaI family thioesterase, with product MPIMMDADALSVFMKDVFKQVADDFAIDHVGETDLTTRLLTADRHLRPGGTVSGPSIFALADVSAYLMTLARIGPKALAVTTNCSIDFMRKPAANTDLIAKTRLLKLGKLLSICDVLVYSDGLDDPVARASLTYAIPPR
- a CDS encoding enoyl-CoA hydratase — protein: MTIVEMECDGAVARLTMNAPARLNALSDEMLAALQSRLDEIAHRPDIRVVILAGAGKVFCAGHDLKQMTALRATRDNGAAGFKDLFDRCARLMARIQSLPQPVIAQVHGIATAAGCQLVATCDMAVAADDTRFGVNGVNIGLFCSTPMVALSRNIPRKQAFEMLTTGAFVDATRARELGLINRVVAPDQLRAETSALARQIADKLGTAVKIGKQAFYAQLALPVAQAYVYTGDVMVENMLNPDTAEGIAAFLEKRAPDWDQ
- the trmFO gene encoding methylenetetrahydrofolate--tRNA-(uracil(54)-C(5))-methyltransferase (FADH(2)-oxidizing) TrmFO, with translation MTHTLHIIGGGMAGSEAAWQAANAGIQVVLHEMRPKVGTFAHQTGLLGEMVCSNSFRSDDDEQNAVGLLHWEMRAANGLIMATAEKHRLPAGGALAVDRDPFAQSVTDALMAHPNISVEYGEITDLPRDGHWIIATGPLTSGDLAQSIAAQTGAEALAFFDAIAPIIYHDSIDMSKAWMQSRYDKGETEEERTAYLNCPMTKDQYEAFIDALLAADKTEFKEGETAGYFDGCLPIEVMAERGRETLRFGPMKPVGLTNPHDPDTKAYAVVQLRRDNKLGTLYNIVGFQTKMKYGAQTEVLRMIPGLENASFARLGGIHRNTFLNSPTLLDDQMRLRSQPNVRFAGQITGVEGYVESAAMGLLAGRLAVAEINGEAATPPPPTTATGALITHITGGADAKTFQPMNVNFGLFPPVEGLKAGRRGRKDRYKAYTDRAKVDWQDWLDSSAPTA
- the gluQRS gene encoding tRNA glutamyl-Q(34) synthetase GluQRS; the encoded protein is MSFCTRFAPSPTGPLHLGHAYSALVAHDMARAQGGRFLLRFEDTDLERSKPEYVAQALDDLAWLGITWDAPPLMQSANFYFYNQSVEALTSRGLTYPCRCSRKDIAAALAAPQEGAPHTVYPQTCKARSMAERDAGDAVRLHMDRALDQASAGLGFIEDGPLHCGVHPIDPVTLLDEIGDIVIGRKDIQTAAYFLASALDDIRQTITHVVRGVDLFEFTQVQILLLDLLGHTPPRYHHHDLIRDDDGKRLAKRDDARAISVYRKDGASPDDIRFLIGL
- the hisI gene encoding phosphoribosyl-AMP cyclohydrolase; the protein is MDFDTSTLKYNEAGLIPAIAQDAVSGEVLMMAWMNAQAVSQTLDTGRVTYWSRSRQSFWIKGDTSGHVQELVELRIDCDRDCLLVKVNQTGAACHTGRRTCFYTVVEDGIERITLDVMNDK
- a CDS encoding iron-sulfur cluster assembly scaffold protein; amino-acid sequence: MSDDTDLIKLYSARILGLAADIPHVGRLDKPDASVTRRSPLCGSTVTVDVVVKDGELAEMRQDVKACALGQASAAVAGAAAVGASLAQIQTARDQLKAMLKGKGPVPDAPFDGFEVLTPAVAYKNRHASILLTIEALAEAMEQTQTVAQNG